From a region of the Paenibacillus sp. R14(2021) genome:
- a CDS encoding TetR/AcrR family transcriptional regulator, which yields MSNAMSVETDPKTKLLKKLISTVMNDGFQQLKMDDIAKVMSVSRATLYKNFSSKEEVIAGVVHVFIDYIERLDERVSEEEEESFGIWYQQLFEQSIMLVGRITDVFLAELQSVYPALYDQLKDTLTKREQQILDFYRDGENKGVFNAINAKFLLVQDNLVLREIITTKYLVVNQMTIQQVLWDYYQLKKIQLFKANKLSIVDDAKIGPAIDHFVDKFNRAL from the coding sequence ATGAGCAACGCTATGAGTGTTGAGACAGATCCAAAAACAAAGTTACTCAAGAAACTTATTTCCACCGTCATGAATGACGGCTTTCAACAGCTGAAAATGGATGATATTGCCAAGGTAATGAGCGTCAGTCGAGCCACATTGTACAAGAACTTCTCTTCAAAAGAAGAAGTCATTGCTGGTGTTGTTCATGTTTTTATAGATTATATAGAGCGACTGGATGAGCGAGTATCAGAAGAGGAGGAAGAATCGTTTGGCATTTGGTATCAACAACTGTTTGAACAGTCCATTATGCTTGTCGGAAGAATAACCGATGTTTTCCTTGCTGAATTACAGTCGGTTTATCCGGCGTTGTATGATCAACTAAAAGATACGTTAACGAAACGGGAACAACAAATATTGGATTTTTATAGAGACGGAGAGAATAAAGGTGTCTTTAACGCAATCAATGCTAAATTCCTTCTTGTTCAGGACAACCTTGTCCTTCGAGAAATTATAACCACCAAATATTTAGTGGTGAATCAAATGACGATTCAACAGGTATTGTGGGACTATTATCAACTAAAAAAGATTCAACTGTTTAAAGCGAATAAACTTTCCATAGTCGATGATGCCAAAATAGGACCTGCAATTGATCATTTCGTGGACAAATTCAATCGAGCCTTGTAG
- a CDS encoding DoxX family protein: MKKIKIINWILVSIVSLYFFISGFVDLAHTPQTVEIVTKLGYPEYFLNVLGIAKVLGIIALLVPKFNRLKEWAYAGFTIDAISAIWSNIASGYPAESVAAVVAIVLIMASYIVFRKLQNEIQLKTAVNL, encoded by the coding sequence ATGAAAAAAATTAAAATTATCAATTGGATTCTTGTGAGCATTGTCAGTTTATATTTCTTTATAAGCGGTTTTGTGGATTTGGCTCATACTCCTCAAACTGTTGAAATAGTCACCAAGTTGGGGTATCCGGAATACTTTTTGAATGTACTTGGAATTGCAAAAGTTCTGGGAATTATCGCGTTACTCGTTCCAAAATTTAATAGATTAAAAGAGTGGGCGTATGCCGGATTTACTATCGATGCCATTTCGGCTATCTGGTCAAACATTGCCAGTGGCTACCCTGCGGAAAGCGTTGCAGCTGTAGTAGCGATTGTGCTTATAATGGCCTCCTACATCGTGTTCCGCAAACTTCAGAACGAAATCCAATTGAAAACCGCTGTCAACTTATAA
- a CDS encoding response regulator transcription factor: MRILIVDDQRILRDGLAKIIGMEPGMEVIGTAVDGRDAYSKVEEWRPDVVLMDIRMPGMDGVEGSELILKNFPETKVLILTTFGDAELIMQVLENGVHGYLLKDMPSETIISAIQTIYNGGTVLQHDMTSMLLKELKKMSEMNPEKTLPLSHDKPEGFGSLTEREKEVLALLGQGLNNKEIAGSLYLTEGTVKNHVSNLIAKLGLRDRTQAAVFSVRHLL, translated from the coding sequence TTGAGGATTCTAATCGTTGACGATCAAAGGATTTTGAGAGACGGGCTTGCGAAGATCATCGGAATGGAACCTGGTATGGAAGTGATTGGAACGGCTGTGGATGGAAGGGATGCCTATTCCAAAGTAGAGGAATGGCGGCCGGATGTGGTGTTAATGGACATTAGAATGCCGGGAATGGATGGTGTCGAAGGATCTGAATTGATCCTCAAGAATTTCCCAGAGACGAAGGTATTGATTCTAACCACTTTCGGTGATGCAGAATTAATCATGCAGGTTTTGGAAAACGGCGTCCATGGGTATTTATTGAAAGATATGCCTTCGGAGACGATCATAAGCGCTATTCAAACAATTTACAATGGTGGAACAGTACTGCAACACGATATGACTTCGATGCTGCTAAAAGAGTTAAAGAAAATGTCTGAGATGAATCCGGAGAAGACGCTTCCCTTAAGTCATGATAAACCGGAAGGGTTTGGGTCATTGACCGAACGGGAGAAAGAGGTACTGGCATTATTGGGGCAAGGATTAAATAATAAAGAAATCGCAGGCTCGCTGTATCTTACGGAAGGTACAGTGAAAAATCATGTTTCAAATCTCATCGCTAAGCTCGGGCTGCGCGACAGAACGCAAGCAGCTGTATTTTCGGTTCGGCATCTCCTTTAA
- a CDS encoding transposase — protein sequence MARTSAPWRDLPDYNGSWKTVYTRFRRWQLSGVWEQILEQVSAEPDFENVMIGATIVRVHQHGAGAKGGSI from the coding sequence ATCGCTAGGACCAGTGCGCCTTGGCGCGATTTACCGGATTATAACGGTTCCTGGAAAACCGTATACACCCGGTTCCGCCGATGGCAACTTTCCGGTGTATGGGAACAAATTCTTGAGCAGGTGTCCGCAGAACCCGACTTCGAAAACGTGATGATTGGTGCGACGATCGTTCGTGTCCATCAGCATGGAGCCGGGGCAAAAGGGGGCAGTATTTAG
- a CDS encoding alpha/beta fold hydrolase, whose amino-acid sequence MKFIKSKTLLTASLAAALIVTGVGMSGSVTSPNIANATTPNYSNEVTDIGSGHYVTVEKNVRLYVEDVGKGKPVVFLHGWPFNHEMFEYQQNTLPAKGIRFIGIDLRGFGKSDHTYNGNNMQTYAEDVRAVIEKLNLKDATLLGFSMGSTVATQYMTKYQDNRVSKLILTAAPTPKWGLPKEAIDGLVVGLIQDRPKALAVGADTFVTKPSTEYLTWLSQLGLEADPHASIESIKSVAATDLTGKLNKIKVPTLILHGVQDKTVPFAVAEELHKEIKNSKLVPFENSGHGLFYDEKDKYNEQIINFVRP is encoded by the coding sequence ATGAAATTCATCAAGAGTAAAACCCTTTTAACAGCATCATTAGCAGCAGCACTCATCGTAACCGGGGTCGGTATGTCAGGCAGCGTAACCAGTCCAAACATAGCGAATGCAACTACTCCTAATTATTCCAATGAAGTCACCGACATAGGAAGTGGACATTATGTCACCGTTGAAAAAAACGTGAGGTTGTACGTTGAGGACGTAGGCAAAGGCAAACCGGTCGTCTTTCTTCATGGCTGGCCGTTTAATCATGAAATGTTCGAATATCAACAAAACACATTGCCTGCCAAGGGAATTCGTTTCATCGGAATCGACCTCAGAGGATTCGGCAAATCAGACCATACTTACAACGGCAATAACATGCAAACCTACGCGGAAGATGTTCGCGCCGTCATAGAGAAACTTAATTTAAAAGACGCTACACTGTTAGGCTTCTCCATGGGATCAACCGTCGCAACCCAATATATGACCAAATATCAAGATAACAGGGTTTCCAAATTAATACTCACTGCTGCCCCCACACCTAAATGGGGACTTCCGAAGGAAGCGATCGATGGCCTCGTAGTTGGTCTGATCCAGGACCGCCCTAAAGCACTTGCAGTCGGGGCAGACACCTTCGTAACGAAGCCTTCTACGGAATATTTGACATGGCTCAGCCAGTTGGGACTCGAAGCGGATCCCCATGCATCCATCGAAAGCATTAAATCAGTGGCTGCCACGGATTTGACCGGAAAATTGAATAAAATCAAAGTGCCGACTCTTATTTTGCACGGCGTTCAAGATAAAACCGTTCCATTTGCAGTTGCGGAAGAATTGCATAAGGAAATCAAAAACTCCAAGTTGGTGCCTTTCGAAAACAGCGGTCACGGCCTCTTCTATGATGAAAAAGACAAGTACAACGAACAGATCATTAATTTTGTCCGTCCTTAA
- a CDS encoding sensor histidine kinase, with protein sequence MQRKTDKLLRSHLLWKLFFGLKLIFGLIIAGIFYFENLNAVFWGLSFVIFSLVAFFCVYLFYVKMKKRNLLFHLLILDFLVSASYGYIFIGGKIPNYLFVGITALALLMFIKKTRILILVCILLMLLLIVAMGSIDWYLYKRLDETGYFIACSFIGFACIVTVLINFYQRARRDTLQLYEQLKQSHEQLQENALKAEEWATARERVRIAREIHDTVGHKLTALLVQMQVARKISTIDPIHGEQSYLECEGLIRSSLQEVRLSVRAIRDEPIKSTFLNDSLEKLSEEFTKYAQVQTDFKVVGIPVAIPSNLQLTAYRIVQESLTNAQKHGDANHAEISLSYSDNGFFLCVSNDGKVPEELKPGFGLINLQERVKEWNGEVYFRMDPINGFAVEVALPYSLMDAEREIN encoded by the coding sequence GTGCAACGAAAAACGGATAAGTTACTTCGGAGTCACCTTTTATGGAAGCTTTTTTTCGGGTTAAAGCTCATTTTTGGTTTAATCATAGCAGGTATTTTTTATTTTGAAAATTTGAATGCTGTATTTTGGGGCCTTAGTTTTGTTATCTTTTCGCTGGTAGCATTCTTTTGTGTTTATCTGTTTTATGTAAAGATGAAAAAGCGAAATTTGCTTTTTCACCTATTAATTTTAGATTTTTTGGTATCCGCATCTTATGGTTATATTTTCATTGGCGGGAAAATCCCCAATTACCTGTTTGTTGGAATAACGGCTTTAGCTTTATTAATGTTTATAAAAAAGACCCGCATACTCATTCTCGTATGTATCTTATTGATGTTACTACTAATTGTTGCGATGGGTAGTATTGACTGGTACTTGTATAAACGACTAGATGAAACCGGCTATTTTATAGCCTGCTCTTTTATTGGTTTTGCATGCATTGTGACAGTATTAATTAATTTCTACCAAAGGGCGCGCAGGGATACATTGCAGCTGTACGAGCAATTGAAGCAGTCCCATGAGCAATTGCAGGAAAATGCGCTCAAGGCTGAAGAGTGGGCGACAGCGAGAGAAAGAGTGCGAATCGCCAGAGAAATTCATGATACGGTAGGTCATAAACTGACGGCATTGTTGGTCCAAATGCAAGTCGCACGTAAGATAAGTACGATTGATCCAATACACGGCGAACAGTCCTATTTGGAGTGCGAGGGATTAATTCGCTCATCTTTACAAGAAGTACGATTATCGGTAAGGGCAATACGAGATGAACCTATTAAATCCACTTTTTTGAACGATAGCCTTGAGAAGCTGTCAGAGGAGTTTACCAAATATGCACAGGTCCAAACTGATTTTAAAGTGGTTGGGATTCCCGTTGCCATTCCTAGCAATCTACAATTGACTGCTTACCGAATCGTCCAGGAATCGCTAACAAATGCTCAGAAACATGGAGATGCGAATCATGCTGAAATCTCGTTATCCTATTCTGACAACGGCTTTTTTCTTTGCGTAAGCAATGACGGTAAAGTGCCGGAAGAACTTAAACCTGGGTTTGGGTTAATCAATTTACAAGAACGAGTGAAGGAGTGGAATGGAGAGGTGTATTTTAGAATGGACCCCATTAATGGCTTCGCTGTTGAAGTTGCACTTCCTTATTCCTTGATGGATGCGGAGCGTGAAATAAATTGA
- a CDS encoding alpha/beta fold hydrolase: MTTSHFQDSMRELAMHDVIIDGIRQVYHIAGEGPVCLVHAGGPGFHWGYMRMPLLEKSMTVIYLEPVGTGNSDHLPDGDYTMSKYAYFARQVAVHVGAQRPFFLGHSHGGFVGLQYALDYPNELGGLILYSSAPCMNQDLGMEQVQQLEIFTQRWSDHPEAQDAKQAWMEMITGKARDREAILQVLRRLMPAFFGNYWKLPEGFNEWQEGLDFSVDPNRKPYMWDVRDVLETIQTTTLILAGEYDFNCGPRWAKEIGEKIPASRLLLFEQGGHMNHVETPQVFVEALNDFVSLTLK; this comes from the coding sequence ATGACTACATCTCATTTTCAAGACTCCATGCGTGAACTGGCTATGCACGATGTCATCATTGATGGTATTCGACAAGTGTATCATATTGCGGGAGAAGGTCCTGTTTGTTTAGTTCATGCAGGAGGCCCCGGGTTTCATTGGGGCTATATGCGCATGCCACTGCTGGAAAAATCCATGACCGTTATTTATTTGGAGCCAGTTGGCACGGGGAATTCCGATCATCTTCCTGATGGAGATTACACTATGTCGAAGTACGCCTATTTCGCACGTCAAGTTGCCGTGCACGTAGGAGCACAACGGCCATTTTTTCTGGGTCACTCGCATGGCGGTTTCGTAGGACTGCAATATGCACTTGATTATCCGAATGAACTTGGCGGCCTCATCCTTTACAGCTCGGCTCCGTGTATGAATCAAGACCTTGGAATGGAGCAGGTTCAACAACTCGAGATTTTTACTCAGCGTTGGTCGGATCATCCTGAAGCTCAGGATGCGAAGCAGGCATGGATGGAGATGATTACGGGCAAAGCGCGGGATCGAGAAGCAATTCTACAAGTCTTAAGGCGATTGATGCCTGCTTTCTTCGGCAACTATTGGAAACTTCCGGAAGGATTCAACGAGTGGCAGGAGGGACTGGATTTCTCCGTCGATCCGAATCGAAAGCCGTATATGTGGGATGTTCGTGATGTGTTAGAAACCATTCAAACCACCACCTTGATCCTCGCCGGCGAGTACGATTTTAACTGCGGACCGCGTTGGGCAAAGGAGATAGGGGAGAAGATTCCGGCTTCGCGGCTCTTGCTGTTCGAACAAGGCGGACATATGAATCATGTGGAGACGCCGCAAGTGTTTGTAGAAGCATTGAATGATTTTGTTTCCCTTACCTTAAAATAA